In Musa acuminata AAA Group cultivar baxijiao chromosome BXJ2-8, Cavendish_Baxijiao_AAA, whole genome shotgun sequence, one genomic interval encodes:
- the LOC103994623 gene encoding putative invertase inhibitor translates to MKASTFLSLLLLLCFSFQIISSAVVDDICSFVGDSYVDKEFCLKTLSSDPRSKTADADGLAVISVEIAVAKAAEVKTRIEAQLKGAADAYEKDRAQAALQIFSNVVSTFEWSVKSLKSKFRSGPLSLLTVGQDVVVTIDQLVDMGKLGNDFHLLGSLAAAIVRHLH, encoded by the coding sequence ATGAAGGCATCGACGTTTctctcgctcctcctcctcctctgcttctCCTTCCAAATCATCTCGTCGGCTGTGGTGGATGATATTTGTAGCTTCGTCGGAGATTCCTACGTCGACAAGGAATTCTGCCTCAAGACTCTCTCGTCCGACCCCAGGAGCAAGACGGCCGACGCCGACGGCCTGGCCGTCATCTCAGTGGAAATCGCCGTCGCCAAGGCCGCGGAAGTCAAAACACGCATCGAGGCGCAGCTGAAGGGGGCGGCCGATGCTTACGAGAAGGACCGAGCCCAAGCCGCTCTGCAAATCTTCTCCAACGTCGTCTCCACCTTCGAGTGGTCGGTGAAGTCGTTGAAGTCCAAGTTCCGCTCCGGTCCCCTGTCGTTGCTGACCGTCGGCCAGGACGTTGTGGTCACTATTGATCAATTGGTCGATATGGGTAAACTGGGCAACGACTTCCACCTGCTTGGATCTCTTGCCGCCGCCATTGTTCGCCATCTGCATTAA